A stretch of the Elephas maximus indicus isolate mEleMax1 chromosome 3, mEleMax1 primary haplotype, whole genome shotgun sequence genome encodes the following:
- the TNFAIP8L1 gene encoding tumor necrosis factor alpha-induced protein 8-like protein 1 isoform X2, with protein MDAFSTKSLVLQAQKKLVSKMASKAVVAVLIDDTSSEVLDELYRATKEFTRSRKEAQKVVKNLVKVVLKLGVLLRGGQLGSEELALLQRLRRRARSLAMTAVSFHQVDFTFDRRVLAAALLECRDLLHQAVGPHLTAKSHGRINHVFSHFADCDFLAALYGPAEPYRSHLGRICEGLGKMLDEGSI; from the coding sequence ATGGATGCCTTTAGCACCAAGAGCCTGGTCCTGCAGGCCCAGAAGAAGCTGGTGAGCAAGATGGCATCCAAGGCGGTGGTGGCCGTACTCATCGATGACACCAGCAGCGAGGTGCTGGACGAGCTTTACCGCGCCACTAAGGAGTTCACACGGAGCCGCAAGGAGGCCCAGAAAGTGGTCAAGAACCTGGTCAAGGTGGTGCTGAAGCTGGGCGTCCTGCTCCGCGGGGGCCAGCTGGGCAGCGAGGAGCTGGCGCTGCTGCAGCGTCTGCGCCGGCGGGCGCGCAGCCTGGCCATGACGGCCGTCAGCTTCCACCAGGTGGACTTCACCTTTGACCGGCGCGTGCTGGCCGCCGCGCTCCTGGAGTGCCGGGACCTGCTGCACCAGGCCGTGGGCCCCCACCTGACCGCCAAGTCCCACGGCCGCATCAATCACGTCTTCAGCCACTTTGCCGACTGCGACTTCCTGGCGGCGCTCTACGGCCCGGCCGAGCCTTACCGCTCCCACCTGGGCCGCATCTGCGAGGGTCTCGGCAAGATGCTGGATGAGGGCAGCATCTGA